A segment of the Thauera sedimentorum genome:
CCATGAAGCGCGCCTGCTTTACCTACGGTTCGCTGATGTGCGAGGACATCATGGCGCGGGTCGCAGGCGGGGCGTTTTCTTCCACCGCGGCCATGCTGCACGGCTACGCACGCCATCCGGTGCGCGACGAGACCTATCCGGCCATCGTCCCCCGGCACGGCGCCAGCGTTGCGGGAAGGCTCTATCGCGAGGTAGACGCGGCTGCCCTGCAGCGCCTGGATGCTTTCGAGGGCGAGATGTACGCAAGGACCCCGGTATGCGTCGAACTGCCCGACGGCGGCCGTGCCGATGCCGAGGCCTATGTGTTCCGCCCCGCATGGGAACATCTGCTGATGCCCGGCGAATGGGACTTCGAGCGTTTCCTCGCCCACGGCAAGGCGCATTTCCTCGCGCGTTACCTGGGCTTCAGCAAGCTGTAGACAGCGACAGCGAAGGCCGCGCTCAGTAAGCCTCGGCGTGGCCTTCCCACATTTGCGCTTCGAAGCGCACCACCCGGTTGCGCCCCGCCTCCTTGGCACGGTAGAGCGCCACGTCGGCGAACTTGACCGTCTGCCAGAAGGTTTCGCTGTCTTCGGGGAACATCGCCAGGCCGATCGAGATGGTCTTCTGCAGCACCGCACCCGCCACCTGGATCTTCAACTGCTCCACCGAGCGGCGGATGTTCTCGGCGACCTTCTCCGCGCCCTCCACCGTGGCCTCCTGCAGCACGATGAGGAATTCCTCGCCGCCGAAGCGGATCACCATGTCGGAGGCGCGCACCGACTGCTTGAGCACGCCGGACAGCGCCTTCAGCACGGTGTCGCCGGCGTCGTGGCCGTAGGTGTCGTTGACCACCTTGAAGTAGTCCAGGTCGAGCAACATGATGGCCAGCGACACCTGGCGGCGGCGGGCCGACGCGATCAGGGTGTCGACGTATTCCTCGAGGAAGCGGCGGTTGTTCAGCCCGGTCATCGCGTCGCGCAGCGAGGAGTCGCGCAGGGTCTCGGTGAGCCGCTTGGCTTCCAGCACCGGTGCCATCTCGCGCACGTAGACATGGATGAAGGGCGCGACCTCCTGCAGGCGGCGGGTGTCGGACTCCGGCACCACCAGCTGGATCACGCTGCCCACCGAGCCGGACTGGATGATGGGCACGCAGTAATGGCTGCGGGGCTCACCACCGTCGGGCGTCCCGCGGAACGCGTAGCAGATGCCCGGCTGGGCGATCGCGTCGACCGGATGGCCGGAACGCTTGGCGCGGCAGGTCTCCGAACGCACCAGGATCTGCGGATCGCACCAGCGGCAGGCGCCGCCGGCCTCGCCATCGACCAGCATCGGCGCCATCTGCTTGCCGTCGGCCGCCTCGTAGATCGAGTAGGTGGTGATGCCGAAGCGCTCGGTGAGGATGCGCCCGAAGCGGTCGTAGATCTCGCCCTTGGTCTCGTCCTCCTCGATCGCCTGCTTGAAGGCTGCGGCGTCGGCCAGGCTGTTGACCATGTCGATGGTCGCTTCCAGCTTGTTCTCATCCTGGCGCGGATTGCGCCCGGTGAGCTGCACCACCCGCTGGGTGATGCGCTCCAGCCCGCCGTCCAGGTAGCTCAGCAGGCGGTTGGTGTCGTTGGCGATCTGGCCGATCTCGTCCTGCGGATAGGCGGCGATCTGGCTCTTGAAATCGCCCTTCAGCGCCCGCTGCACCGCCACCTCCACGTCGCGCGCCGCCTCGCCCACCGGGCGGATGATGCGGCGGACCAGGGCGATGGCCAGCAGCGCGAACAGCGCCACCATCGCCACCAGGCCGGCCACGGTCATCAGCGCGCGCTCCTTGAGGTCGGCAATCGACATCTCCATGGTCACCGCGCCGAGCACCGCACCTTCCGGCACGTTGTGGCACTGCAGGCAGTTGGGCGTGCCTTCGGTGGAGGCCACGAAGGGGATGGTGCCGCGGAACAGGGTGTCGCCATTGACCTCGCGCAGCTCGTAGCGCGGCTCGCCGCTGGCCAGCACCGCCTTCTCGATCTCGTCGGCCGGCAGCTCGCGCACCAGCCCGGCGCCGAACTGCTGGTCCACGATGGGCGAACGCACCACGCGCGCCACCGACAGGCCCTGCACCTCCATCAGCCGGGCGAGGAACTGCTCGCGATGCTGGATGGTGCCCTGGATCATCGCCTCGGTGAGGTGCACGCGGACCACCTCGGCGGCGGTGCGCACATGCGCGGACGACGAGGTGATGGAAAACGACCGAAAGGCATACAGGCTGATCGCCACCAGCATCGCCAGGATGCCGAGCGCGATCGCCGCGAACAGGAACGTTACCTTGCTGTTGAGATTCATGCGACCGCCGAACTCTCCGCTTTGCATGGCGCCGGAGCGCGCCACGAGATAGATCGTTCGGATTATGCCCGCAAAACCATGCCATGTGTATGGACATGGACCGAACGGCGCTCCCGGGCGCCAATGAACGCCGCATCGCGGGCAAGCCCGCTCCCACGGGAAAGTGCGGCCGTCGGCGGCCCGGCGGTCAGCCGCTGCTCTCGCGCAGGCGCTCCGCGCCTTCCGCCTGCAGGAAATCGAGCAAGGCCTCCAGCGCGGGCGTCGGCGGGCGGTCGGCATGAACCAGCACGTTCCACTCGCGGATCACCGGGGTGTCCTGCACGTCCAGGCGCACCAGCCGGCCGCTGGCCACTTCCATCGCGAAGGTGTGGTGCGACAGGAAGGCCACGCCCATGCCGGCCATCGCCGCCTGCTTGAGCGTCTCGTTGCTGCCCATCTCGTCGGCGCGCAGCGCCTTCACGCCGTGCGCGCGCAGGAAGCGCTCCAGGTTGCTGCGGGTGCCCGAG
Coding sequences within it:
- a CDS encoding gamma-glutamylcyclotransferase family protein, encoding MKRACFTYGSLMCEDIMARVAGGAFSSTAAMLHGYARHPVRDETYPAIVPRHGASVAGRLYREVDAAALQRLDAFEGEMYARTPVCVELPDGGRADAEAYVFRPAWEHLLMPGEWDFERFLAHGKAHFLARYLGFSKL
- a CDS encoding diguanylate cyclase codes for the protein MNLNSKVTFLFAAIALGILAMLVAISLYAFRSFSITSSSAHVRTAAEVVRVHLTEAMIQGTIQHREQFLARLMEVQGLSVARVVRSPIVDQQFGAGLVRELPADEIEKAVLASGEPRYELREVNGDTLFRGTIPFVASTEGTPNCLQCHNVPEGAVLGAVTMEMSIADLKERALMTVAGLVAMVALFALLAIALVRRIIRPVGEAARDVEVAVQRALKGDFKSQIAAYPQDEIGQIANDTNRLLSYLDGGLERITQRVVQLTGRNPRQDENKLEATIDMVNSLADAAAFKQAIEEDETKGEIYDRFGRILTERFGITTYSIYEAADGKQMAPMLVDGEAGGACRWCDPQILVRSETCRAKRSGHPVDAIAQPGICYAFRGTPDGGEPRSHYCVPIIQSGSVGSVIQLVVPESDTRRLQEVAPFIHVYVREMAPVLEAKRLTETLRDSSLRDAMTGLNNRRFLEEYVDTLIASARRRQVSLAIMLLDLDYFKVVNDTYGHDAGDTVLKALSGVLKQSVRASDMVIRFGGEEFLIVLQEATVEGAEKVAENIRRSVEQLKIQVAGAVLQKTISIGLAMFPEDSETFWQTVKFADVALYRAKEAGRNRVVRFEAQMWEGHAEAY